The Anas acuta chromosome 2, bAnaAcu1.1, whole genome shotgun sequence genomic interval CTCTGACTGCATAAAGGACGGAGAAAAAAGAATTAGTACATTTCTTTCAGGGATGAGAAGATGAGCTGAAAGTGATCCACATGGATAGATAGTTTCTGATGGAGCTGGGGAACAAGCACTGCTTCCCTGTGTCCAAACATACACATAATAGCTGGGAACAGAAGGATACTTGAAAATACAAGTGCAGGATTTCTTCTTATTCTGTAGCATGTTTTGTCATGTGGTACAGTAAAATATAATGCCTCAAAGAAAGGGCTTTCCAAGTTTACTAAATATTTGGACCTTCTTAAGTTCTTAACACAATGCATTTGTCAGTGGAATTATTACCTGGTCTAGTTATGCTTTTTCATTGAGATGAAACAAACTGAAAGGTGACACTTTaggtgtttgttttcagcactAAAGTAAAGGTGAATAAAGGAATTAGGTCAAGCTTGCGGGCTCCTCTAATGGTAGGTAGCAGCTCAGGGCAGGTGGTTGAAGACTTGGGgatttaaagcaaaacagaatgaatCCCTTCCACATTCTCCTGTTTCTTAAGTAGAGATAAGACTGCAATATTAGAGCAGCTTTGAGGAGCAAGGTTTGTAAGAAATGATAATTGGATTAGTTAGTTTGCTGAAATGGGTGCATATAAGGGTATTGACCCAGGACCTCTTTTGGGGGAGGTATTGCATTTTGGGGGGAGATGGAGAAGACTCAGTAAGCCTCTTGTTACTAAGGCAATATATTGCAAAAGTGATACTGAAAACAATAGCGATTGCAAAGCTTCTTATTGAATAATATCAGTACCAATCAATAACTGTTCTTCAGAAGGGAAGACAGACGGTCAGCTTCAGTGGACTCGCGGCAGTCTGGAGGAAGCTCTAAGGACGCTGAACGCACCAGACACAGGAGAGAGACCAGCAGGAGTccaagtaaaagaaaaaggagtcgTGAACGAGGCAAAGACAGAGAGTCGcggagaaaaagagagaggtgAGCTTAAATGGTGTCAGCTGACTCCTGCTTCTGTGTCAGGCACCTGTAGCCCTTGTGTGTAAGAATTTAGTACAGAGAATAAAGCATCAGTCTAACAGCATGCacacttctcttttttcctttcagggaAGAAGACAAATATCACAGCCATAAAAGAAGGAAGTAGGACCAAGAACGTAATGATTTTGTTTGCCAGCTGTTCAAAGAATTACTTGCACAGAACATACTGCTACTTGTGTTGTGCCAGGGCCAGTAATTCTGTGAACATAATACTGGTGTTGCTTCACAGCTGTGTTCGGAGACAAAATGAAATAGTGTTCAAAGGTTGTCATGATGGAAGCAGTATATGCcagaaaatgtgtaaatgtGTAAGACTAATGTATctattaataaattatattgaTCTCTTGTCTATTTGAGTTTAGTACAGCCTCTCTCTGATTTTATTCATCTTTGTCAGACTAATTTGCAGACAAGGTAGTCAAAAGACAATCTACACTTgtgtcagttaaaaaaaaacacaaaacagtgcTTTACAGAAGGATAACGAGAAATGCACTGCTTGTCGCTGTCCAGTCGTCTTTACATGTAGTTTTGTCTTTATGAAGTACAGACAGAAAGATTCATagcaaaatacatttcactGTGTATAAACAAACGAGTCAAAGTACCACTCTCAAGGTGCCTGCATCTATTTGAGAGGCAGGAAATCAATTTAACCACATATTCAATTAACATCTGATAAagggtaattaaaaaaaaaaaaaaaaaggaaaaatcctgGAGAGAAGAATCTTCTTGTATGCTACTTactcctgtttattttttccaccctcACCTGGTCTAGAAGAGTAGGCTTGATCAAAACAGTGTTGAAGGCTGGCTCAGAAAGTTTCTGAGCTGTACCATGCCATCTTGTTGGTCActggaaaggaataaaaaacagATGTCTTAGAAAAGCACATATGGTAAATCCTAGCATGCAAGGCAAGAGCCAACTGAGGCCTATATTGACTACAAGCAGAAGTGCTATTATTAAAACATGGTTCTAAGTAAAAATCAATCTGGTAATTAAAGACAAAAGTTCAGTTCACATATGTGCCTGTGCGTTTTTGGATTCTTGTGCGTGAAGTTGGTTGCGATCAAGACAGAAAGACCCATTCCAAAAAGACTAACTCGGTATGAAAACCAAAACAGGATGAATTCAGGTGGGACGATGCACAGTCTTTGTCTTTTATACTCACTGAAGGCAACCAATGCCAAGACCATTCCAGGAAGGACAATTTACCATAGCTAATACTACAAAAATTGCATAGCCGAACTCTTTAAGGCCAGCTATACATTAAATATTCCCCCCTTGAAGTACCAGGGAGAAGTAATGTGGGAGAAACACAATAGAAACTTCACAGACTTCAAGTGGGAGCTCCCAGTTTCTCTCTGATTTATGATCTCAGCCACCACAAGAGCAGCCCATAAGACACCGATAGTTCCACTACCATTAACACACAGATGATACAAAGCCGTGTGTAACTGCTTCCTAAGGGGAAAACCACATCACCAGGCAGTAACTTCAATAtttcagaagtggaaaaataaaaatttatcaTTTAACAGATCAAACCCCCAAGGCTGACCCCTCAGAGAAAGTAACTTGACACTTTTGATCTAACCTTAGCTTTTACTCATGTAAGTATGGCTACACCTAAGAGAAGCTAGACTACGCATCTACAATTAAAGGCTTGCAGAGAGCCCAGAAGTGATGCTTATATTAAAATTGATGGCCGAATTGAATACTTACGCTTGTTCTTTAATTCCATTGAGGAACTCCTGAATTTTCTCATTCGGTATCTCTCCATCGATACTGGCCAAATAGGAGTAAAGGTAGGAGAACGTTTCAAAGGGAACGCGAGCTGCTCCACCTTCTGGGTCCTCTGTTAAAATTTCACAGGCATGCTTCATCGAACTCAGCAAGGACTGTAGGGGAGGCAGTCAAGATAAGAGAGGAGAAGTATCAGAGCCATGAACATCCTTTGTACATCATGACAAAACGCAGACTGTAAGCCACTGAAAATCAGTGTAGATGAAATGAAGGCTTTATCATCATTACCTAGCTTTCATTATCAAATTTACCAACCAGTACAAGTTGTGAGGTGGAAACAATACTAAAGTTCAAAtaacagacagaaataaaaaataccataaTGCTGTAATGCTTAAAGATCATACAGGGTACGCTGGGCCATACCTCCAATATGGCCAAATTGCTCTATTCTGCTACTGTAAAAACTCAGACCTTAATATATCCATCTATGCACACATTATCTCAATGGGCCTAAATGAATTTGTAGCAGCAGTTAAGACAGACAAATCCACCAAAAAAACCAAAAATGTAATTATcagtatattattattattatttttttttagggatgATGGAATTTACTGTTTTCCAACTTGTATGCAAGTTTCATTTTAATagttaatagaaaaaaacactgaggtcaaaaacatttcaagaatGTTTCAGTTAATCAAAGCCAAAAAAGGTTCAAGTTCtctgaagaacaaaaaacacacctcaAAGTGTTAGTTCAaattatgcttaaaaaaaatgctttattccATACAACATCTATCATCCACTGCCCTATCCATACTGAACTATATGGGGAAGTGTGGAAAAATTTGCCATGGCATTGCGTTGAGTGAGAGACTGGTTGGAcactattaaaacaaacaaacaggctTTTGTCAACCCAGGAAGTCATATTTTTGTTATaactttttcaaaatttatctTTACCTTCTCATTAATAAGTCAGCAACAActttgtatattaaaaaaaaaaaaataataaaaaataaaaaatccctaacagtcaaaaaagaaaaaaaaaaaggcaaaatttaaaataaatgcaatgtcATTTCAACGATCTAGAATACCTGCCGGAGAAGTCTTGTTTTTATAATCCCTTAACAGCTGAAGCAGTAGCAGCTTCAGTAAAACCTCTTCCTGAAGTTTTTACTTAATGTAGCTCCTCCTACAGGAGGCCTCTCTGGGGACAGAGAAACAGCTGCTTACATGATGTGAATCTCTGCATGGCCTTCTAGCCTCAGCACTTTGCTTCCACTTTACCaccattcctcctcctcccatgcCAAGCTGCTACTCATTTCCTCACTTAATGCAGTAAATTTATTCCCACTCAATTTCCCACCTTTTAAAGGCATCATAACAGGCTATTCATGTGGTTATTTCTCAACAGGTAAGACTCAAAATACAGAtcagttttacagaaaaatacttcGGCTGACTGGTGTTATGAAGAAGTTCACACAATTCTAGGTTAGGACTCTACTTGTCTAGTCTTGTGTCTTAACTGTGACCCTACTATTTACAACTGGAGGAAATGAATCTAACAGTTTGTGAGCTTCTTCCTTTCAGGTTTAGGAAACTGAAGTTTAAGTTTTGCTATGTAGAGCCAAAATCTAATCAATCTCTTAATATCTGAAAGGATGGACAAAGGAGGTAAATCTAGGCTGTACAGCTTCATCAGAATGATGCTCCtgtgactgcattttttttatgttgctttttattgttatttattttaattttgtttttttaacaaggggaaaaatacaaaatcatttGGGAGGAGCTAGAATCAAGAAATATACCATTCGAGTGGAGAATTAGGACTTCTGGATATCTcaacattcaaaaatattttcttcctagtagcccTTATTCTCTGTTGCAGAAGCCTTTAAATATTATCCTTCAGAAGAACATCAGCTTAGTGTAAGTACTTTATAATCTATCATTCTGTTAAAATGCTCTGCTGAGATTGCATTACTGacattaaaagaattaaatgcaGATTTAGTAACACTAACTGCTTCTGTGAAAATGTAATTAGCTACACAATTAgaaactgatgttttaatttctccctccagctctgctctgtggaATTCTGCACCAAAGCCATGAGCACCATGCCTCCATCGTCCTGTCTCTCATGAGCTAAGCTCCCCGCAGCCATGCCTGCTGTTCTACTGCCACCCTGTGAAGTGAGGACACAGCCCACCCTTTCTGGGTAAAAAAaagctggcagggagcagaagtAAACACAGGAGCCATTTAGCCAGGTGCAGCTTGCAGATGCACACCAAGTGACACAAAAGCACCTTTACACAACCTAACCCCAAGGTCCATTTGCATTACTTATACTCATACATCACCATTAGGTGCTGGTCCTGAAGGTTCCCGTTGCGAACATACCTCACCAAGCACACTGCACCCCAGTGCCAGGATCTTCATCCACTCCACCTCTTCATCATGGACGTCCAACTGCAGGATAGcttccagctgctcctcaggcAAGCACaggtttttccatttttccttcagttcttcAACACTAACCATACCCTTAGGAGAAAGCTGTAAACAAAACCATGCCACCACACTAAGAATGCTGAAAACCAGAGTGAAACTAAGAACAAGTCCCTCACCAAAATACATCAAGTATTTGACAGTCTCCCCAGCTGTCTACAACAtttttttgtctcagaaaaCCACATTAGCATTTGTCACAATTGCCAAAGGCCGGTTTGTACCTGTTTATGCAAGACTTTAAGGAGCCCTGGGGTCAAACCAGCGTCTTCTTTCTGTTTCGCTAAAGGCATTTCCACCCTCTCCTTCACAGGAAGGGCTTCTCCTTTTGACAGCGCTGTGAAGTACCTACATGAATGGGAACACCAACATAGCTTAATGCGTAGGATGATTAAAAGCTACACAGAAGTAAGCGGTCTTCCAGTTCCATAAACGAATCTCCATGCTCCCACACATAGGCAGCAGTGTTCAGCGAGCTCTCTGCATGCAGGATCGCTATTCTCCCCTGCCCAGGGGGTAATTCCACCGTTCCTTTTAGTGGAAACCACACTCTTAAGACTTTACATAGTCCTTTTTATAATACTCTAATAATTCTTAAGTAACTTAACCTATTTTATGCACAATACACTCAGCCCTGCTTGGCAACTGCGGACAGCAATTTCTTAACTTCAGAATGTGTTTGCACAACCTCACACAGACTTTTCCTATTAGACCGATGAGCATCTTACTGCTGGTTTAATTAACATTCCCCGCACATGCTACCCAAAAACCCCTGGCAACACTGTTAGCACTGCAGCATTCACATAAGCATTGGTGCTATTTCTATCcactctgaaataaaatttaaggaTAGAGCGAAAAGAGAATGAGATGCACATCCTTTTAATTATAAGGCTACCACAGCCTTTAGAGCTACCATCTCTGCCATAAAGTAGCCAACAATCTAAacggggaaaaacaaaacaaaacaaaaacaaacaaccaaaaaaacttAGTTTTCATTCAGGCAGTGGTGGATCTAACTCGagcatttcttcattcttcctcATTCGTATGTGCTGGTCATTCATGTCCATGCCCTGGCTACCCCATGCTGTGCAAATACTTGCcaaaagcacagcaaacagccctgcagaaccAAACTCACGTAAcctaacagaaataaatacattgcatGTGTGTAGGTGTAACACCTGGGCTATTTTTCGGCTGGATCAGTTTTCCCATCTGACTATTCCTATGGACAAACACTACAACACAAGGTGACACAAAGTTCCTCAAGCAATTCTGGCACCATGTATGAAACTATGGCCTGCCTTTACTGCATTTGGTTCCCAAATCCGGGCATTATTCCATCTCAGGTGCTCTCACATAAGAATGTattccagaaagaaaactgttttaagaAGTTCCCACTGTCTTCCTCCAACACTGCAGTTGTAGCAATTAGGCTGCACGTCTTTTATGGACAAGCTAGACTCAAACCCAGCTTCGTTAACAGCTTTTCCTCCCTCATGGACACAGGTACAGACAGTTTTCAGTTCCTCACAATTTAGACATTCTCACAAATACCATTCAGAGTACTTCTCCACACAAGCTGTAGGACAGGTgccatggttttggctgggacagagtttcttttcttcacagagCTCACACAATGCTGTTTTGATTTTAGATGAAAAGCGGTGATAACACGCTGATGGTTTAGTTGTCACAGAGCAgagctcacacagagccaaggcctttccagctcctggtgctgccctgccagcaag includes:
- the ROPN1L gene encoding ropporin-1-like protein, whose protein sequence is MPLPETMFCAEQIKIPPELPDILKQFTKAAIRTQPRDLLQWSAAYFTALSKGEALPVKERVEMPLAKQKEDAGLTPGLLKVLHKQLSPKGMVSVEELKEKWKNLCLPEEQLEAILQLDVHDEEVEWMKILALGCSVLGESLLSSMKHACEILTEDPEGGAARVPFETFSYLYSYLASIDGEIPNEKIQEFLNGIKEQADQQDGMVQLRNFLSQPSTLF